CAAGCTATCTATTCGTGATTATCTCATGAGTCAGTGTCTGTCACTACCCGCACGACGGAGAAAGCGGTTCTGTGCAGCACTCGGTTACTGCTGACGGCAGACTAGTACAGTTCAATCAGTTATCCCGCGGATTTGTTTTGCTAAAGACTTTCTCGGTCCGGCCAAAAATCCGGATATGGAATTTGACTTCCTGCCTTCAGTGGTCCCGCTCGTCGTAATTGTCGCCGTTGCGACAGTCGCGCTCACGTCCGTGATGACTCCCTCGACGGTCTTCATGATGGTCTTGCCCTCGATGATCGTCTTCTCAGTCATCGCGTTCTTTTTCGGGATGAAATACGGGGAGTTCAACGCCAGTCCGTAGCGGTTTAGCTCGATAGCCAAGGCCAACGTTGCTCCCGTCCCGAATAGCGCGACATATGGCCGGTTGGGTTTGGAGTGTTCCTCTGGAAGCGCAAAACTCGGGAGTACACCAGCAAGCCACTACTTCAGCGGTGAGTTGGTGACAATCGCAGTACTATGCTCTATAGTCGCTCATTCCGCTCTCGTGTTGCTTCTCCGATACCCGCGTTAGCTGAACAGGCGGGGCACGCGTGGACCAGTCCCTCCTCATCCCCAAAAACTCGCACGAACCGGTCCGAGACGTGTCCGCTGCAGGTACTGCATTCCGGCATACAAGTTACTCATCTCCCTCAAGCGGAAACACGCGCACACCCGAGACGTAACGACTGAGGCAACCTCGGCCGAGATATGAGTCTTGGAACCCGACACCAGCACTAGCGATATCACTCATCGTGGGCCTAGGTGACACCCGCTTGACATCAGACGCTGGTGTGAGTTGCATATACACATGTGGTGTCATCGTTTTGAATGCCTCATCGCACCAGTCGTGACCTCCATAACCCCGATATCGGCGAGTTCAGCTGTCACCGTCGGCGGAAGCGTTTCGAGCGTCTTGTCAATCTGTGGGTCAACAGAAACACCATCGATCTTGAGTGCCGATAGCTTCCCACGACTACCGTGAGCAGCAACTTCGAATTCGAACGGTCGGTCACGGTCATCGACAGCCTGTATCCACATTTTCGACAACCCGTTAGCGCTCTCCCAGTGAACACGGTTCTCCACTGTAACCGCCCCAGCCGGGGGCACGCACGAAGAGCCACATGCTTGGCACTGCGCCGGGTGTGGCGAAACGCCGACGTAGTCATATTCTGTCCCGCACCGATAGCACTGGAGTGTCAGAATCATCATTGTCGCTCCCGGCTATAGCCACCTCACACGTCCAGAACCGACATTGATATTCCCGACCGCTGCGAGAATACCGGATTCGTGGGTGCCTCGTTGCTCTGGTTCATCGAGCCGACTCCAGATAGGATGACGCTCGTCCCCCTCTCCGATATCACGACTTGGTTCGACTAGTGGGTTACCTGGCATTGAGAGATTCTCTTTGAGATGATGTCTGATAGAATGCTTACTGGGATTGTTACCCGAGCGAACCCTCCATCTCCAGCTCGATGAGTCGGTTCAGTTCGACGGCGTACTCGATGGGCAGCTCTTCCGTGATCGGCTCGATGAAGCCGGCGACGATCATCTGCTTTGCGTCGTCGTCGTCCAGACCGCGGCTCTGGAGGTAGAAGACGTCCTCGTCGCCGATCTTTCCGACAGTCGCTTCGTGGGCGACGTCGACTTTCGACTCCTGGATCTCCATGTACGGCATAGTGTCCGACGTGGAGTCGTTGTCGAACATCAGGGCGTCACACTCGACGGAGGTCGAGGAGTTCTCGGCGCCGTCTGCGATGTGGACCAGGCCGCGGTAGTTCGTGCGGCCGCCGTCCTTCGCGATGGATTTCGATTCGATGGTGGACTTCGTGTCGGGCGCGTTGTGGTAGACCTTCGCGCCGGTGTCGATGTCCTGCCCTTCGCCGGCCATGGCGATGGTGATATGATTGTCCGTCGCGCCGGGGCCCTTGAGGACGGTCGAGGGGTAGAGCATCGTGGCTTTCGAGCCCATGCTACCCGAGACCCACTCCATCGTTCCCTCCTCCTCACAGATGGCGCGCTTGGTGTTGAGATTGTAGGTGTTTTTCGACCAGTTCTGCACGGTGGAGTACTGGACGTGGGCGTTCTCGCCGACGAACACTTCCACGCCGCCGCTGTGGAGGTTAAACGCCGAGTACTTGGGTGCACTGCAGCCCTCGATGTAGTGGACCTCGGAGTTGTCCTCGGCGATGATGAGCGTGTGCTCGAACTGGCCCATCCCCTCGGAGTTCATGCGGAAGTACGCCTGCACGGGCATGTTGACTGTCGTGTCTTCCGGGATGTAGACGAACGAGCCGCCGGACCAGATGGCGCCGTGGAGCGCGGCGAACTTGTTGTCGCTCGGGGGGACGCACTTCGTCATGAAGTGCTCTTTGACGAGATCTTCGTGCTCCTGGACGGCCTTGTCCATGTCACAGAAGATGACGCCTTTGTCCTCCCAGCGCTCCTGCATATTCTGGTAGACGATTTCGGACTCGTACTGGGCGCCGACGCCCGAGAGCGCGTTCTTCTCGGCTTCCGGGATGCCCAGCTTGTCGAAGGTGTCCTGAATCTCCTCGGGGAGGTCTTCCCAGTTTTCGGCGCCGCCACGGGTCTCGATGTCCGGGCGGATGTAGGGGACGATGTCGGCGATATCGACTTCCGAGAGGTCCGGCGCGCCGGGCCAGCCGGTCGGCATCGGCATCTCCTGGAACTGCTCTAGAGCGCGCAGTCGGCGCTGGAGCATCCATTCGGGCTCGTCCTTGTCTTCGGAGATGATTCGGACGGTCTCCTCGGTGAGGCCCTTCTCGGTCTGGAAGGCGGACTTTTCCTCCTTCTTGAACTCAAAGCGGGCTTCGGTGTCGGTCTCTTTGAGATGGTCCTGATCTGAGCTCATGTATCAGATATTGAAGCGAGGGGTTAAAAATTTCTAGGTGAATTAGAGGTATTATTTTGTCTGTATCGTATACTATTTTTTAAACCGAAAATATTTTTCTGTCCTCGAAATATGGGTTGGTATGGGAAAGACAGACAATTGCACCCGGGGATTGCCCCAGCTACCGGGAGCCGTAGTCTTTCCCAACTCCTATCAGAGTGGCACAGAGGACCGGCGACCCGGCTTCTCTGTGTGACTCTCTACAGGGAGATGAAAAATGAGCTTATTAAAGCAAGCAAGATACACTAAATGAAACAAAATGCCCTATTCGTTTGATACCACTTACAAAAATTTAGACTCGAACCTCTATTCGAGAGTAACGCCCAAAAGTATCGCTAACCCCGAGATTTTGCTTCTCAATGACGGGCTATGTGCTGATCTTGGATTGGATACAGCAGAGCTCAATGCTAAAATTCTAGCAGGCCAAGATCTCTTGGAAGAGCCAATCGCCCAAGCATATGCAGGCCACCAGTATGGAAGTTTTACAGTTCTGGGCGATGGGAGAGCGATGATACTCGGCGAACATGTGCACGATGGTAAGAGATACGATATTCAACTGAAAGGGTCTGGTCGAACGCCGTACTCCGGAAGAGGCGATGGCGACGCGACTGTCAGCTCGATGCTCAGAGAGTATCTGTATTCGTATGCGATGCAGAATCTAAACATTAAGACGTCGAGAAGTCTGGCAGTCGTCGAAACTGACGAACCAGTCGAACGACGACGGACAGAACCTGGGGCCATCCTTGTCCGAGTGATGAATAGTCACATTCGATATGGGACCTTCCAGTATGTTGCAGGCCAAGCATCCGACGAACTACAGCGATTCACTGACTATGTTATCGACAGGCACTACCCGCAGCTAAATGCGAAAGATCGCACGTATCTAGAGTTCTTCGATGCAGTCATGCAGTCATCGATTGAGATGGTTGTGGACTGGCTGCGTGTCGGATTCATCCATGGGGTCATGAATACAGACAACATGAGTGTCGATGGAGAAACATTTGATTACGGACCCTGTGCGTTCATGAATTATTATGATGAGGAGACGGTCTTCAGCTCGATCGACAAGCACGGCCGATATGCATTCGGCAACCAGCGACCCATCTTGCGGTGGAATCTTGAACGGTTTGCAGAGGCACTCCAACCGCTGTGTACGCAATCAGCGCTCACATATGATGAACTCGAAGGCAAACTGGACGAATTTGAGAATCGGTTTGATGCGCAATACTACACGATGATGCGGAAGAAACTGGGAATCAACTCAGATGGTGAGGACGAGCTCGTCGATGAATTCATAGAGTGGCTTCGCAAATCGAACGCAGACTATACCAATACCTTCCTAGAATTAGAGACGCCTGGTACGTTTAATGACCCCGTGTTTGCAACTGCAGAGTTCGAACAGTTGAAGAATAAGTTGGCTGCTGTCGGTCTAGATAAAGAGTTGATGCAGGAAGCCAATCCGAGGTATATCCCCCGCAACTACCTGGTCGAAAAGGCACTGGATGCGTATCTCGAAACTGAGAGTCTATCGAAATTCAAGGGGCTATTGACCGTGTTGGAAAACCCCTATACATCGAAGGAGATGGGTTCACAATTCCAGCAACCACCGCCACGAGAATTCGATTCAGAGTATACAACGTACTGTAATACTTAAGCGGATATTAGCAAAATGAGCATAGTCATCAATATTAGCAGCGTCAGTCGTCCTTTGGCTCACCGCCATCGGACACGTCCGATGAGGTTCGCCTCGCTTCGCTCGGCTCACCTCCGTCGGTCAACGTGGACTCCTCCTCGTCCTCGCCGCCGTCGGTGATAGCCGTCTCCAGCTTGCGGTCGAACCAGGTCCACTCCTTGTCGAGCATCCCGTCGCGTTCGAGGTTCCACGGATCGCCGTCCTCGATTTTTGGCCCCTCCAACCAGGACTGGAGAAGGTTCCAGACGAAAATAAGCTGGCCGACCAGTAGGATGAATGCGCCGGCAGTGGCCAGTTGGTGGAACGTCGAGACCTGTGCCAGCGGCGCGATAGCGCCGTCAAGCTGGTAAGTCGCGTACCGGCGAGGCATACCCAGGTAACCGAGTGCCAGCATCGCGAAGAACGTGAGGTTAGTCCCGATCATCGAGAGCCAGAAGTGGGCTTTGCCGAGCTTGCGCTGGTACATCCGGCCGGTAAAGACGGGAAACCAGTAGTAGATGCCCGCAAAGACACCAAAAGCGATAGCGCCCATTAGGACATAGTGGAAGTGGCCGACAACGTAGTAGGTGTCGTGCAGAATCAGGTCGATGGGTATCGAGGCGAGGAAAACGCCAGTGACGCCGCCGATGATGAAGTTTGAGATGAAGCCAATGCAGAACAGCATTGGCGTGGCCAGTCGAAGGCGACCGTTCCACATCGTCGTAATCCAGTTGAACGTCTTGACCGCGCTGGGTATCGAGATAGCTATCGAGACAGCCATAAAGGAGGCCCGCAGGCGTGGGTCCATCCCCGTTGAGAACATATGGTGGGCCCACACGCCAAAGGAAAGCACGCCTATAGCCAGCGTGGAGTAGACGACGAACTTGAAGCCGAACAGCTCCCGACTGGAGAATTTCGGCAAGATGAGGGAGACGAGCCCCATCGGCGGCAGCACGAGGATGTACACCTCGGGGTGGCCGAAGAACCAGAACAGGTGCTGCCACAGGAGCGGACCACCGCCCTCGACGGCGAAGAACGTCGTCCCGAGGTTGCGATCCATCAGGAGCATAACGATGGCGCTGCCCAGCAGCGGGAATGAAAAGAGGATGAGCCCCGACTGAGTGAGGACAGTCCACGAGAAGATGTCGAGGTTCGCCCAGTTGACGTCCTCACCCCGCTCGGTGAAGACGGTCACGATGAAGTTGATGGCACCCATCGTCGTCGCGACACCGGAGAGGTGCAGGCCCAGCAACATCAGGTCCACGCCGGGGTTAGTCTGCTCGACAGACAGCGGCGTGTACATCGTCCACGCGGTCTGGGCCGGTTCGATCATATTCTCAGTGACAGGGGCGAGGAAAAAGCCGGCCCAGATGAGGAGGGCGGCGGGCGGAAGCAGCCAGAAGGCGATTGCGTTGATACGCGGGAACGCCATGTCGTCGGCTCCGATTAGCAGCGGGATGAAGTAGTTCGCGAAGGCCGCGATGATGGGTGTCCCGAAGAGGAACAGCATCGTGATACCGTGACTCGTTAGGATAGAGTTGTACGCGTTCGTTCCCAGAATCGCCCCGCCAGGGACGATGAGCTGGATGCGAATGAGCATCG
This DNA window, taken from Haloarcula laminariae, encodes the following:
- a CDS encoding DUF7333 family protein produces the protein MEFDFLPSVVPLVVIVAVATVALTSVMTPSTVFMMVLPSMIVFSVIAFFFGMKYGEFNASP
- a CDS encoding DUF7563 family protein — translated: MPECSTCSGHVSDRFVRVFGDEEGLVHACPACSANAGIGEATRERNERL
- the sufB gene encoding Fe-S cluster assembly protein SufB, producing MSSDQDHLKETDTEARFEFKKEEKSAFQTEKGLTEETVRIISEDKDEPEWMLQRRLRALEQFQEMPMPTGWPGAPDLSEVDIADIVPYIRPDIETRGGAENWEDLPEEIQDTFDKLGIPEAEKNALSGVGAQYESEIVYQNMQERWEDKGVIFCDMDKAVQEHEDLVKEHFMTKCVPPSDNKFAALHGAIWSGGSFVYIPEDTTVNMPVQAYFRMNSEGMGQFEHTLIIAEDNSEVHYIEGCSAPKYSAFNLHSGGVEVFVGENAHVQYSTVQNWSKNTYNLNTKRAICEEEGTMEWVSGSMGSKATMLYPSTVLKGPGATDNHITIAMAGEGQDIDTGAKVYHNAPDTKSTIESKSIAKDGGRTNYRGLVHIADGAENSSTSVECDALMFDNDSTSDTMPYMEIQESKVDVAHEATVGKIGDEDVFYLQSRGLDDDDAKQMIVAGFIEPITEELPIEYAVELNRLIELEMEGSLG
- a CDS encoding protein adenylyltransferase SelO translates to MPYSFDTTYKNLDSNLYSRVTPKSIANPEILLLNDGLCADLGLDTAELNAKILAGQDLLEEPIAQAYAGHQYGSFTVLGDGRAMILGEHVHDGKRYDIQLKGSGRTPYSGRGDGDATVSSMLREYLYSYAMQNLNIKTSRSLAVVETDEPVERRRTEPGAILVRVMNSHIRYGTFQYVAGQASDELQRFTDYVIDRHYPQLNAKDRTYLEFFDAVMQSSIEMVVDWLRVGFIHGVMNTDNMSVDGETFDYGPCAFMNYYDEETVFSSIDKHGRYAFGNQRPILRWNLERFAEALQPLCTQSALTYDELEGKLDEFENRFDAQYYTMMRKKLGINSDGEDELVDEFIEWLRKSNADYTNTFLELETPGTFNDPVFATAEFEQLKNKLAAVGLDKELMQEANPRYIPRNYLVEKALDAYLETESLSKFKGLLTVLENPYTSKEMGSQFQQPPPREFDSEYTTYCNT
- the ctaD gene encoding cytochrome c oxidase subunit I, which encodes MAAGDLVLTGLMAVLLVGITAVLTRIENWRSYTPLAGGGTATGEDSVVLNREKPTGLIRWLTTVDHKDIGLLYGLYAIIAFAVGGIMAMLIRIQLIVPGGAILGTNAYNSILTSHGITMLFLFGTPIIAAFANYFIPLLIGADDMAFPRINAIAFWLLPPAALLIWAGFFLAPVTENMIEPAQTAWTMYTPLSVEQTNPGVDLMLLGLHLSGVATTMGAINFIVTVFTERGEDVNWANLDIFSWTVLTQSGLILFSFPLLGSAIVMLLMDRNLGTTFFAVEGGGPLLWQHLFWFFGHPEVYILVLPPMGLVSLILPKFSSRELFGFKFVVYSTLAIGVLSFGVWAHHMFSTGMDPRLRASFMAVSIAISIPSAVKTFNWITTMWNGRLRLATPMLFCIGFISNFIIGGVTGVFLASIPIDLILHDTYYVVGHFHYVLMGAIAFGVFAGIYYWFPVFTGRMYQRKLGKAHFWLSMIGTNLTFFAMLALGYLGMPRRYATYQLDGAIAPLAQVSTFHQLATAGAFILLVGQLIFVWNLLQSWLEGPKIEDGDPWNLERDGMLDKEWTWFDRKLETAITDGGEDEEESTLTDGGEPSEARRTSSDVSDGGEPKDD